In Desulfofustis limnaeus, the genomic stretch GGGGTGTACATATATTCAATGCGTGGATGGGTAGTCGAAAGAGGCGGGTCACCAAGTCCCAGAACGAAGCGAGCAAACCATTCGCCAGCGACCAACAGTGCACAAATGGAGACCATCAGAATAGGCAATTTTCTCGCAATTTTTTTTCCGCTATGTTTAGCAGCTGCCATAATTAGAAACCACTACCTTTCAACTTCAATTCATAAATCTTTGCTCGTACCTGATTGATATAACTCGCTCGTATCCGACAGGCAATCAATCCCTCTCTTCCTTCAAGGAAACCTAATTTAAAGAAATAATGATACCAAAACCACAACCACGGCTCGAAAGGAAGTCGGACAACCAACTTTTTTAAAGCACGGCGCCTCTCCTGAGAGTTTCCAAACAGTTTCGGAGTAATAGTTTCTCGACCATAACTACCGGTAGTAAGATAAAGGTAACGAAGGCGAGCTTCCCATGTAGAGTACTTGTTATGTCGAGATATGTATGCTTCTAGTCCTTTAAAATCCTCATGAATGAGCGGTGTAGTAAGCCTTCCGATAGTCCCATCAACCATTACACGCTCATGTACTTCCATATCAAGGCCGCTAGGATCATCATCGAAGATTCGTTCAAAACTAGCCTTTCCAGTCTTGAAAAGCAGTATTGCAGAGTGGGAAAAACCACCATACACCATCCGGCGCCCAAGAAAATGAAATCCCTTAGTCACCATAAAGGCATCGTATTTTGATTTTTCAGTAATTACTTCTGCTATTTCGCACCACAGTTTCTCCGGAATCACCTCATCCGCATCCAGCAACAATACCCATGGAGTGTCTATAGGCAAAGTATCCAACGCCCACTGCCGTTTTTTGGGATAACCACCTTTATAATCAAACTGGAGAACCTCAGCTCCCCATCGCCGAGCAATCTCAGCAGTGTCATCAGTGCTGTGCGAATCAAGCAAAACAACATGTGCAACTGGCCCCAATGCTGAAAAACAACGAGGTAAATTTGCAGCTTCGTTTTTTGCCGCAAGTATCACCGTGATGGGTAATTTTTCCATTTTTTCTTGCTTCATTAATTTGGGTGAGGCAACGAGATAGATACTGTTCCTCGTTGAACGTGAGGACAACTGTGACTATCTACATTACTTGCGAGCTATTGCGACCATCGACTTAGCCAGTGCAGGTATGCGCTCCACCCGCCTCAAACGGATGTCACCAAAACCCGCCTCACGCAAAAGACGGTCCAATGTATCGACAGACCAGAACTTTATGTGGTCATGATCCCATAGGACTGAAAAATGACCATCCATCTTGCCGGTCACGGCCATTGCCAGATTTTTCCAGTATCCGTGATAAGGAGTGGATACAATTGCGGTACCTCCCTGCTCCACAAGGGCGAATAGCGTTGAAGCCCAACGTCGGGGAAAATACACATGTGCAACAACCTCCAAGCTGATCACTACGGGAAAGCTACCATACTGTGCAAAAAGATTTTCATAGGCCGACCCCTGTTCGAGGCGAAGGCCGGGAA encodes the following:
- a CDS encoding glycosyltransferase family 2 protein produces the protein MEKLPITVILAAKNEAANLPRCFSALGPVAHVVLLDSHSTDDTAEIARRWGAEVLQFDYKGGYPKKRQWALDTLPIDTPWVLLLDADEVIPEKLWCEIAEVITEKSKYDAFMVTKGFHFLGRRMVYGGFSHSAILLFKTGKASFERIFDDDPSGLDMEVHERVMVDGTIGRLTTPLIHEDFKGLEAYISRHNKYSTWEARLRYLYLTTGSYGRETITPKLFGNSQERRRALKKLVVRLPFEPWLWFWYHYFFKLGFLEGREGLIACRIRASYINQVRAKIYELKLKGSGF
- a CDS encoding methyltransferase domain-containing protein, producing the protein MSQANACFPGLRLEQGSAYENLFAQYGSFPVVISLEVVAHVYFPRRWASTLFALVEQGGTAIVSTPYHGYWKNLAMAVTGKMDGHFSVLWDHDHIKFWSVDTLDRLLREAGFGDIRLRRVERIPALAKSMVAIARK